The Patescibacteria group bacterium genome has a segment encoding these proteins:
- the nusB gene encoding transcription antitermination factor NusB: MSNRYTSRTLAVQSLYEWDFRGKDPVMLPEVLEYNFSEFAPDFDDEGFAKKIVNGVVDHIDAIDELIIHYAPEWPIDQITTIDRNILRMGIYEMVYDQDIPARVAINESIELAKAYGGASSSKFVNGVLGSIYKHVADDIAAKEERLAAVYEEKKKQKEAAKEAAQDEKKDETETEQEGDEVDGEE, translated from the coding sequence ATGTCTAATCGGTACACATCTCGAACACTGGCGGTCCAATCCCTCTATGAATGGGATTTTCGAGGAAAGGACCCGGTAATGCTCCCTGAAGTCCTGGAGTATAATTTTTCCGAATTTGCACCCGATTTTGACGACGAAGGTTTTGCAAAAAAAATTGTAAATGGTGTTGTTGATCACATTGATGCTATCGACGAGCTGATTATCCACTATGCTCCGGAGTGGCCCATCGATCAAATCACGACCATTGATAGAAATATTTTACGCATGGGCATTTATGAAATGGTATACGACCAAGATATTCCTGCGCGTGTTGCTATCAATGAATCCATCGAACTCGCAAAAGCTTATGGAGGTGCGTCATCATCAAAGTTTGTAAATGGCGTTCTTGGTTCGATTTACAAACATGTTGCCGATGATATTGCTGCAAAAGAAGAACGCCTCGCAGCCGTGTACGAAGAAAAGAAAAAACAAAAAGAAGCAGCAAAAGAAGCTGCACAAGACGAAAAAAAGGATGAAACAGAAACAGAACAAGAGGGAGATGAAGTTGATGGGGAAGAATAG
- the rnc gene encoding ribonuclease III, translating into MQDNDFVQLQKRIGVKFKNQDLLRQALVHRSYLNENPSFHLGHNERLEYLGDAVLELVVTDFLFVNFPHATEGDMTSWRASLVNSKMLAKISRELNVEPLLYLSKGESKDTSSKARSYILTNALEALIGAMYLDRGYKTAEKFIKKFVLVQLPNILAQRLDVDPKSKFQELAQERMRVTPRYDVLEEKGPDHAKWFRVGVFLGDELVASGQGSSKQEAQMDAARAGLEAKNWQDE; encoded by the coding sequence ATGCAAGATAATGATTTTGTCCAGTTACAAAAACGCATCGGCGTAAAGTTCAAAAACCAAGACTTATTACGACAAGCTCTTGTACACCGATCGTATTTGAATGAGAATCCTTCATTTCATCTTGGACACAATGAGCGGCTGGAGTATCTTGGCGATGCAGTGCTCGAATTGGTCGTTACTGATTTTTTGTTTGTAAACTTTCCCCATGCAACCGAAGGCGATATGACGAGCTGGCGCGCAAGCCTTGTGAATAGCAAAATGCTTGCAAAGATTTCACGCGAGCTGAACGTGGAACCCCTGCTCTACTTGAGCAAAGGAGAATCAAAAGATACGTCAAGTAAAGCGAGGAGCTATATCCTTACCAATGCACTTGAGGCGCTTATTGGTGCCATGTATCTTGATCGTGGCTACAAAACAGCAGAAAAATTTATTAAAAAATTCGTACTTGTTCAGCTGCCGAATATTTTGGCGCAGCGGCTCGATGTGGATCCTAAGAGTAAATTCCAAGAACTTGCACAAGAAAGAATGCGCGTGACGCCACGCTATGATGTGCTCGAAGAAAAAGGTCCTGACCATGCAAAATGGTTTCGAGTCGGTGTGTTTTTGGGCGACGAGCTTGTAGCAAGCGGGCAGGGGTCGAGTAAGCAAGAAGCGCAAATGGATGCAGCGCGCGCCGGCCTTGAAGCAAAAAATTGGCAAGATGAATAA
- the tyrS gene encoding tyrosine--tRNA ligase, with protein sequence MKKQDQINELLSRGVAEVIGREELEKKLKSKKLRIKLGIDPTSPNLHIGRAVALLKLRDFQQLGHTIVLIIGDFTGVIGDTSDKDSERPMLSPAVVKKNLATYREQASKILDMSKVEFQFNSKWLKKLGFWEICEQADVFSLAEFIARENVAKRLNNGTRISLREVLYPLMQGYDSVVVKSDVEVGGTDQRFNMLAGRDLQRHYGQGAQSVVTVNLITGTDGRKMSSSWGNTINLTDTPDDMYGKVMSIPDELIIPYLIHCTRVPLNDVSAFEKNMQSNAANPRDIKMILAREIVTLYHGTSKALRAEESFVQLFQKKQIPESLPTLRISHAHIPLADLLIEARLASSKTEARRLIGQRSVSINDVLIDDVHHETIIPQDGIILKKGKRHFVKVVTK encoded by the coding sequence ATGAAAAAACAAGATCAAATCAATGAACTCCTCTCGCGTGGCGTTGCTGAAGTTATCGGACGTGAAGAGCTCGAAAAAAAACTCAAGAGTAAAAAACTTCGCATAAAGCTTGGCATAGATCCCACGAGCCCCAATCTGCATATCGGACGCGCAGTTGCACTTCTTAAACTCCGTGACTTTCAGCAGCTTGGACATACGATTGTACTGATCATTGGAGATTTTACGGGTGTGATCGGCGACACATCAGATAAAGATAGTGAGCGTCCCATGCTTTCGCCTGCAGTGGTGAAAAAAAATCTCGCAACCTATAGAGAACAGGCATCAAAGATCCTTGATATGAGCAAGGTTGAATTTCAGTTTAATTCGAAGTGGCTGAAAAAACTTGGGTTCTGGGAAATTTGCGAACAGGCGGATGTATTTTCCTTGGCTGAATTTATCGCTCGCGAAAACGTTGCGAAACGCCTTAATAATGGGACGAGAATTTCTCTGCGTGAAGTGCTCTATCCGCTTATGCAAGGATACGACAGTGTTGTTGTCAAAAGCGACGTCGAAGTAGGTGGTACCGACCAGCGATTTAATATGCTTGCGGGCCGCGATCTGCAACGCCACTACGGCCAAGGAGCACAGAGTGTAGTAACTGTGAATCTTATTACCGGCACCGATGGACGAAAGATGAGTTCAAGTTGGGGTAATACCATCAATCTCACCGACACTCCCGATGACATGTATGGCAAAGTCATGAGTATTCCCGATGAACTCATTATTCCCTATCTCATTCATTGCACGCGTGTACCATTGAATGACGTAAGCGCTTTTGAAAAAAATATGCAATCCAACGCCGCCAACCCGCGCGATATTAAGATGATCTTGGCGCGCGAAATCGTAACGCTCTATCACGGAACAAGCAAGGCCCTACGTGCGGAAGAATCTTTTGTGCAGCTTTTTCAGAAAAAACAAATCCCTGAATCGCTGCCAACACTACGCATCAGCCATGCTCACATACCCCTTGCTGATCTTCTCATTGAAGCAAGATTAGCATCAAGCAAAACAGAGGCGCGCCGCCTTATCGGTCAGCGCTCGGTGAGTATTAATGATGTGTTGATTGACGATGTCCACCACGAGACCATAATTCCGCAAGATGGTATCATACTAAAAAAGGGGAAGCGGCACTTTGTAAAAGTCGTTACCAAATAA
- a CDS encoding valine--tRNA ligase, translated as MPDELQKTYSPQDIEDTIYKRWEESGFFNPDALPDRETPFSIMMPPPNATGVLHTGHSLGLVLQDLMIRYHRMIGDRTLWLPGTDHASIATQNKVEKLLAVEGITRHDLGREEFIKRVTAYVEQSRSTIRNQIRKMGASCDWSRERYTLDEGLSHAVNELFVRMYNDGLIYRGFRIVNWCPRCTSTLADDEVKHRDVQGMLYFIKYPMHDGGDAITIATTRPETMLGDTAVAVNPTDTRWSQFAGRTVRLPLVGREIVVIADPYVDKDFGSGALKVTPSHDLNDFELGKKYHLEFVKILDEHGAITLVDILKEGLDTSQINQFKGMDRFDARERIVTELEAQGLLEKKEEYHHAVAICYRCDTVIEPLISHQWFVAVDKKIQRYNASLKELALDTVASKKTQIVPKRFEKTYNAWITNLKDWCISRQIWFGHQLPVWYCTKQKGGCGETIVSVTPTQACTACKKEVLIRDEDTLDTWFSAGQWTFATLGWPNAIHTDKHGISKKTGDLATFHPTSVLETAYDIIFFWVARMIILTRYALGEQPFDTVYLHGLVLDAEGKKMSKSKEEQSIDPLKFIVSHGTDALRMALLIGTTPGNNLKLGKEKIERNRNLVNKLWNVSRFILTPIQQGEHKKHDHTNIALTLADRWIISRLNRTIADVTADIDQYRFAQAAQRLTDFTWNELADWYIEISKIEQGKHDLLVHLLETLLSLWHPFMPYVTEHIYQHLTPAIIEIESRSRFHIKRELKSTLLMIHPWPSVDTKHIDTKSEAAFSVLMAIVQAIRNARAENTIAPAQKIQAVFFTPLTNFIESNITIIKYLARLDIVTILSEGDRPTNAIYIKEGDIDIYLPLGLLKREEERERLEKDIASLNPAIERLEQQLSNKDFLVRAPEHIVKHEQVKLEEYKTKRGKIEEQLRTFA; from the coding sequence ATGCCTGATGAACTGCAAAAAACATATTCTCCACAAGACATAGAGGATACTATCTATAAGCGGTGGGAAGAGTCTGGTTTTTTTAATCCTGATGCATTACCAGACCGAGAGACCCCGTTTAGTATTATGATGCCTCCGCCTAATGCCACGGGTGTACTCCATACTGGGCATTCGCTTGGCCTTGTTCTTCAGGACTTAATGATTCGTTACCATAGAATGATTGGCGATAGAACGCTCTGGCTTCCCGGCACTGATCATGCATCAATTGCCACTCAAAATAAAGTGGAAAAACTACTCGCCGTAGAAGGCATAACCCGGCATGACTTAGGAAGGGAGGAATTTATCAAAAGAGTAACTGCTTATGTGGAACAATCCCGTTCAACCATAAGAAATCAGATACGTAAGATGGGAGCTAGTTGCGACTGGAGTAGGGAGCGCTATACCCTTGATGAAGGCCTTTCGCATGCAGTAAATGAGCTCTTTGTTCGAATGTATAACGATGGCCTTATTTACCGTGGATTTAGGATAGTCAATTGGTGCCCTCGATGCACATCAACACTCGCAGATGACGAGGTAAAGCACCGCGATGTCCAGGGAATGCTTTATTTTATCAAGTATCCCATGCATGATGGCGGTGATGCAATCACTATTGCGACCACCAGGCCGGAAACAATGCTTGGCGATACTGCTGTTGCTGTGAATCCTACTGATACCCGATGGTCGCAATTTGCCGGAAGAACAGTGCGCCTACCCCTTGTAGGCCGTGAAATTGTAGTCATTGCAGATCCTTATGTTGATAAGGATTTTGGGAGTGGTGCGCTCAAAGTGACACCAAGCCACGACCTCAATGACTTTGAACTTGGTAAAAAGTACCATCTGGAGTTTGTTAAGATTCTCGATGAACATGGGGCTATTACTCTTGTGGACATTCTCAAAGAGGGTCTTGATACGTCGCAAATCAACCAGTTTAAGGGTATGGATCGGTTTGATGCGCGCGAGCGTATTGTGACCGAACTTGAGGCACAGGGTTTACTCGAAAAAAAGGAGGAGTACCACCATGCTGTAGCCATCTGCTACCGATGTGACACTGTCATAGAACCGTTGATTTCCCACCAATGGTTTGTTGCTGTTGATAAAAAAATCCAACGATACAATGCCTCGCTCAAAGAGCTTGCTCTCGATACGGTTGCTTCCAAGAAAACTCAGATCGTGCCAAAGCGCTTCGAAAAAACTTACAATGCGTGGATTACCAACCTGAAGGACTGGTGTATCTCACGACAAATCTGGTTTGGACACCAACTCCCCGTGTGGTATTGCACCAAGCAGAAAGGTGGTTGTGGAGAAACAATCGTCTCAGTAACGCCAACTCAAGCATGTACAGCATGTAAAAAAGAAGTGCTTATTCGCGATGAAGACACACTTGATACGTGGTTTTCGGCAGGACAGTGGACTTTCGCGACGCTTGGCTGGCCGAATGCAATACATACTGATAAACATGGAATATCAAAAAAAACCGGCGACCTGGCCACATTCCACCCGACGTCAGTGCTTGAAACAGCATATGATATTATCTTTTTCTGGGTTGCTCGCATGATTATCCTCACGCGCTATGCCCTTGGAGAGCAGCCCTTTGATACCGTCTATCTTCATGGACTTGTGTTGGATGCGGAAGGGAAAAAGATGAGTAAATCAAAAGAAGAGCAGAGCATCGACCCTTTGAAATTCATAGTATCCCATGGCACTGACGCACTGCGCATGGCTCTTCTGATTGGTACCACTCCGGGAAACAATCTTAAGCTAGGAAAGGAAAAAATTGAACGGAATCGGAACCTTGTTAACAAGCTCTGGAATGTGAGCCGCTTCATTCTTACGCCAATACAGCAGGGAGAACATAAAAAGCACGACCATACAAACATTGCTTTGACGCTTGCTGATCGCTGGATTATCAGCAGACTCAACCGCACCATAGCTGACGTTACGGCAGATATCGACCAGTATCGTTTTGCACAGGCTGCACAGCGCCTTACCGATTTCACATGGAATGAGCTTGCCGATTGGTATATTGAGATATCTAAAATCGAACAAGGAAAACATGATCTCCTTGTGCATCTCCTTGAAACACTTCTTTCCCTCTGGCATCCGTTTATGCCCTATGTTACTGAGCATATCTATCAGCATCTCACGCCTGCAATCATTGAAATAGAAAGTAGATCGCGCTTTCATATCAAACGAGAACTCAAGTCAACTCTTCTCATGATCCATCCATGGCCAAGCGTGGACACAAAACATATTGACACCAAAAGCGAGGCTGCGTTTTCTGTACTAATGGCGATTGTCCAAGCAATCCGGAATGCTCGAGCAGAAAACACCATAGCTCCTGCACAAAAAATTCAGGCAGTCTTTTTTACGCCACTGACGAACTTTATTGAGTCGAATATTACCATAATCAAGTATCTTGCACGACTCGATATTGTTACTATACTTAGTGAAGGGGATCGCCCAACAAATGCTATTTACATAAAAGAGGGTGATATTGATATCTACTTACCACTTGGACTCTTAAAGCGTGAAGAAGAGCGGGAACGGCTCGAAAAAGACATCGCTTCACTTAATCCCGCAATTGAAAGACTTGAACAACAGCTTTCGAACAAGGATTTCCTCGTCCGCGCGCCAGAACATATCGTGAAACACGAACAGGTGAAACTCGAGGAATATAAGACAAAACGCGGCAAGATTGAAGAACAACTTCGCACGTTTGCATAA
- a CDS encoding slipin family protein, whose product MASFIFWGILAVIALIIMGFRVLNQYEKGIILTLGRYSGTRNAGLTWIFPGIQTMLVVDLRLTTIDIPKQEVITKDNVPAYINGVVYFSVLQPEKAVLEVKNYTYAISQYAQAALRDVIGGVELDVLLSERDKISDAIEQIVEKEISGWGIKVSSIKIQDIELPSDMKRLMAQQAEAERERRAVIIRAEGELTASENMKKAAENLTSVRGGLSLRTLTTIEASEKSTIFVLPIEFVDGFKAITDKLSHKEH is encoded by the coding sequence ATGGCAAGCTTCATTTTTTGGGGAATACTGGCCGTTATAGCCCTTATAATTATGGGTTTTAGGGTTCTTAATCAGTATGAAAAGGGCATTATTTTAACGCTTGGACGATATTCAGGCACGCGAAATGCCGGCCTTACCTGGATATTTCCGGGCATTCAGACCATGCTAGTTGTTGATCTACGTCTTACGACAATAGATATACCTAAGCAAGAGGTTATAACCAAGGATAATGTACCGGCATATATTAATGGCGTTGTTTACTTTAGCGTCTTGCAGCCGGAAAAAGCCGTCTTAGAAGTTAAAAATTATACATATGCAATTTCTCAGTATGCTCAGGCAGCGCTTCGTGATGTGATCGGTGGCGTTGAGCTTGATGTATTGCTTTCAGAGCGGGATAAGATCTCAGATGCAATTGAACAGATTGTGGAGAAGGAAATATCCGGTTGGGGGATCAAGGTGAGTTCCATAAAAATTCAAGACATAGAACTCCCATCAGATATGAAGCGTTTGATGGCACAGCAGGCAGAGGCCGAACGAGAACGCAGGGCGGTAATTATTCGAGCAGAAGGTGAACTTACAGCATCAGAAAATATGAAAAAAGCGGCGGAAAATCTCACATCAGTTCGTGGTGGATTATCGCTTCGTACACTTACAACAATAGAAGCTTCAGAAAAATCAACGATATTTGTACTACCAATCGAATTTGTTGATGGTTTCAAGGCAATTACTGATAAACTATCTCATAAGGAACACTAA
- a CDS encoding ribonuclease HII, with product MIQIGIDEVGRGSWAGPIVFAAVGFPSSVDRKDFKKIVIRDSKLMTADQRKRAEAVIRENAIIHVEYLSSDDIDSLGLSRGFARTIQRLVKKVLRDLPIGESSKFWIDGRRMCTLGVEHEYIIKGDRIMPIISAASIVAKVERDAYMTELGQRYQEYGFDLHKGYGTARHVKALAEYGISPVHRRSYRPIKAFL from the coding sequence ATGATTCAGATAGGAATTGATGAAGTTGGAAGGGGTTCTTGGGCTGGGCCAATTGTTTTTGCAGCCGTTGGTTTTCCATCATCTGTAGATAGGAAGGACTTCAAAAAAATCGTCATCAGAGATTCTAAACTCATGACTGCTGACCAGCGAAAGCGAGCAGAAGCAGTTATACGAGAAAACGCAATCATTCATGTCGAGTATCTTTCATCTGATGATATTGATTCGCTTGGGTTATCAAGGGGATTTGCAAGAACCATTCAGCGTCTTGTAAAAAAAGTGCTGCGAGATTTGCCCATAGGAGAGTCCTCTAAATTTTGGATTGATGGTCGGCGTATGTGCACGTTAGGGGTAGAACATGAATATATCATCAAGGGTGACCGCATCATGCCGATTATTTCAGCTGCATCTATTGTTGCTAAAGTTGAGAGAGATGCATATATGACAGAGCTGGGTCAGAGGTATCAAGAGTACGGTTTTGATCTCCATAAGGGGTATGGGACCGCACGCCACGTCAAAGCCCTAGCAGAATATGGAATTTCCCCTGTGCATAGGCGATCGTACCGACCTATTAAAGCATTTCTTTAG
- a CDS encoding class I SAM-dependent methyltransferase, with the protein MFEPMLKGGTSVLDAQGIVSKLSIHEGWTVADLGCGGSGLFIAPLARAVGKNGRVFAVDIQKNVLQVVESNMKFQNIDNVTLVWSDLEKVGKADISDASCDFAMLINVLFQNTNHESILKESARILKSGASFIVIDWKMIATPFGPPLTHRVSQDTVMTLAIPLGLQFVNGFEAGPYHYALIFKKV; encoded by the coding sequence ATGTTTGAACCCATGCTCAAAGGAGGTACCTCAGTGCTGGATGCACAGGGTATCGTATCAAAGCTTTCAATTCATGAGGGTTGGACAGTGGCGGACCTTGGTTGTGGCGGTTCCGGACTATTTATTGCCCCTCTTGCTCGTGCAGTTGGGAAGAATGGCAGGGTATTTGCCGTAGATATACAGAAAAACGTGCTTCAGGTAGTAGAATCAAACATGAAATTTCAAAATATAGATAATGTTACGCTTGTTTGGTCGGATCTTGAAAAAGTAGGGAAGGCTGATATATCAGACGCATCATGCGATTTTGCTATGCTCATTAACGTGTTGTTTCAAAACACTAATCATGAATCGATTTTGAAAGAATCAGCGCGCATACTCAAATCCGGAGCATCGTTTATTGTTATCGATTGGAAAATGATTGCAACCCCCTTTGGACCACCATTGACGCACCGCGTTTCCCAAGATACAGTGATGACACTTGCAATACCGCTCGGCTTACAATTTGTAAATGGTTTTGAAGCGGGACCCTACCACTATGCCCTTATATTCAAAAAAGTATGA
- a CDS encoding YraN family protein has product MVATAYALGAFGEQLACEFLKQKNYSILEKNYRIRGGEIDIIAQDGNDIVFVEVKLRTAKRFGYPEEAVSCEKLRRIAKAIKSYLHHRHRHSPYIRFDIIAIEYRDTASTIRHIENIELPYDVC; this is encoded by the coding sequence ATGGTCGCAACAGCCTATGCACTGGGTGCTTTCGGAGAGCAGCTTGCATGTGAGTTTTTGAAACAAAAGAATTATTCAATTCTAGAAAAGAACTACAGGATTCGTGGAGGCGAAATAGATATCATTGCACAGGATGGTAATGATATTGTTTTTGTTGAGGTAAAGTTACGCACCGCGAAGAGATTCGGCTATCCCGAAGAAGCGGTGAGTTGTGAAAAACTGCGAAGAATTGCGAAAGCAATTAAGTCTTATTTACATCATAGACATAGGCATTCCCCCTATATACGTTTCGATATTATTGCTATCGAATACCGGGATACTGCTTCAACCATACGACATATTGAAAATATTGAACTGCCATACGATGTGTGTTGA